GAACGTTGGACTTCGACTTGGTTCCTCCTCCAGAGCGAGAAGGAGAAGCCGTAGAGACGCTTTCAGGTGAGAAGACCCAGCGGCATAATAGCCGTCTCGAAGAAGGAACGAAGATCCGGACTGATTACGAGAGAACATTCCTGAGCGAGGAGGAGGCGTCCCGGCTTGCCCATACAGCAGGACTTCCGCCGGAGCGGGTATGGGATGTTCTGCAGAAGGCACGCGGGAACAGTCGGGAAATCGCAGCCTTCCTTCAGGAACGTTCCGGTGAGTATGGCGAGTGGCCGCTGCTGATGTTGGAGAGTTTGAACGATAAAGATTTGATCGATACGTTCAGGCCTGTGCTGGATGACCATCTGATCTACGGTCTGCCGCAGCGCGGAGATCTTGATGAGGATACGTTTACCGAATATGTTCTTTGTCCACGGGTCTCATATGAAATGATTGTACCTTACAGACAGATTTTCCAGGAAGCGTTTAGTGGAGACGAGTCCATAGCGTTCAGATCAGATCCCGCGGAGCTTGCCCGAAGACTGGAACGGGGATTTGAGATTTGGGAGGACCTCCCCAACCTGAAGGGAAAAGGGAATCCGCTGGGTACATACAATCTAAAGATGGGCGATCCGGTATCACTGACTATTATGTTTGTGGCTGCATGTCGCAGTTTGGGAATTCCGGCACGTCTGCACCCGAGCGAACAAAAACCACAGTATTTAAAGAACGGTAGCTGGGAAGATGCAGTATTCACTTTAATTGCCTCCGGCCAGAAGGAGAACATAGCCTGGGGAATGCTACGGTTGCTCCGTGATCCAGAGGCAGCGCAGGGCGCTCCGGCAGCTTCTTATTATGAAAACTTCACATTTGCCCGCCTTGAGAATGGAGTGTACAAAACGCTGGTCTATCCTTATGGCAAAACCGACGTTTATGATGAGGCGTTCGAGGTAGAGCCGGGCGCTTACCGTTTAACGTCGGGTATACGCCTTAAGGACGGTACGGTTAGAGTACGCTTCACTTATTTCACCGTACGTGCTAGTGAGCAAACGGACGTTACTCTGACCTACCGTGAGATGATGGAGGACATCCCTGTGCTCGGTATTTTAGACCGCAGCAGCGCCTTTACACAACTGGACGGAAGTTCGAGAACACTGGGAGATCTTATTGGAGCAGAAGGCGCCATTGTTGCATGGCTTGAGCCTGAGCGGGAGCCGACCAAGCATCTGCTCCGTGAGCTGCGAGAACTGGCCGAACCAGTCGATGCGTTGGGGATTCCGGTCGTTCTTGTGGTCGGTGATTCGGAATGGACGGCTTCATTTAGCCCTGAGAATGTTAGAGAGCTACCGTCACGTACGATTTTTGTACGGGATTCAACCTATGCTTCTTTACCGGATTTCATATCGGAATCCCCTGCTCATGAAGCCGGATTCCCACATCTCTTCGTGCTCGATAGTGAGGATCAAATCCGATATACATCATCCGGGTATAAGATTGGCACCGGGAAGGAAGCCTTACACATTTTGACTGGATTACTTCAGAAAGCTTAAAGGATCGGAGTGAAGAGGAATGTCAGAGCAATATATTGCGGCCGGCTATGTCGTCGATGCCGTGCTTCCAGAGATGACGCGGGAAGATTTATTGAAATTAACGCATTTGAATGTGGCCTTTGGTCATGTTCGGAACCATGAGATCAGCACAGAGCATTTGAAGCATACCGAGGTGGTCCGGAAAATAAAGCTGGAGCATCCCGAACTTACGGTGCTGCTGTCGGTAGGAGGGTGGAGCGCTGGCGGATTTTCTGAGGCGGCTTCCACCGAGGAAGGAAGAAATAGCATGGCGGCTTCGGCAGTGCGGGTGCTAAGCGAGATTTCTTTTGACGGAATCGATCTGGATTGGGAATATCCCTGCTACGGCGAAGCTGACATTGAGTCGAGTCCTGATGACAAGCAAAACTTCACTTTGCTTCTCAAGACAATCCGGGAAGCTCTAGATGTGAAAGGCTCACAAGATGGACGTCATTATTTGCTTACGATTGCGGCAGGCGCAGATCAGTATTACGTAGACGGCACGGAGATGGATCAGGTACAGCAGTATCTGGATTTCGTCCAGCTAATGACCTATGATATGCGGGGCGGTTTTCAAATTCTGTCAGGACATCATACGAATCTATACACGCCGCCCGGCGATCTGTTCCGAATTAGTACAGACGCTTCCGTGAACCTGTTTCTCCGGGCAGGAGTGCCAAAGGAAAAGATCGTGATCGGTACCGCATTCTATTCCCGTGTCTGGAATTCGGTTCCGGACCGCAATCAAGGTCTTCATCAAATGGCTGGCAGCACCGGCGGGTACGGACCCGCTTATACTGAGCTTGCTGCTGACTACATCAATAAGAACGGTTATATCCGTTATTGGGATGAAGAAGCTTGCGCACCGTATCTGTTTAACGGATCCAGCTTCATATCCTATGATGACGAGGAATCTATTCAGTGCAAGTGTGAATATGTGAAGGCCAAGGGGCTGGCAGGTATCATGTTCTGGGAGTACAGCTGTGACAAGACGCACCGTCTGCTCGGTGCATTGTATCAAGGACTTCAAAGCTAAACTTTTGATTGTTTATTGTGGTAAAAGCTTTTCGAAGAAAAGCTAGCATCGGGAGCGTTACAAAACTTTTCGAAGAAAAGCTAGCATCGGGAGCGTTACAAAAGCTTTTCGAAGAAAAGCTCACATCGGAAGCACAAAAAAACCAATTCACCCAAGGCAATGCCTCGGGGAATTGGTTTTTGTCTATTATCCGGTGTACTCCTCATCCTCATCATCAGGGGGAACGGAGGCTCCGTTTTGGCTATGCATTTTACGGTACTGGCCAGGGGTGCAGCCCATTTCTTTTTTGAATTTGCGGATGAAGTTTGGTGTGTCCAGGTAACCGACGCGTGTAATGATGTCTTTTAAAGGATCGGCTGTATGCAGGAGCTGCCGGATCACTTCATCCATCCGTTTTTGCCATATATATTGGGAGAAGTTAATGCCCATCTTCTCTTTGAAAGAGCGGCTGAAATAAGAAGAGGAGATGGAGTACTTGGATGAGATGGTTCCCAAACTTAGGTCGTAATCTGTGAAATTTTCGTCGATAAAGGATGTAATCTGTTCAATCAAGCTGCTTTCTTCTGTCTCGCTCTTGGCCTCGACCTGGGCGCAAATGTCTGCAGCAAGGCCTCCAAGCTTCTTCTCCAAATCCTCCAAAGAATCAAAGTTGGTGACTCGCGGAATCTCATTGACGACATGGTGAATGCCGAGCTCCGAAGCGGTTTTCAGCATCGTGTTAAGAATATCGAAGCAAATGCAGCGCAGAAGCGGCACCGCAGGCTTTTCCGCTTTCAGGTTGTTGAGCGCGGTGGACACCATCTGGACGGCCACATCATAGCTGCCCTGTTTCAGGCTCTGAACGAGCTTCAGCAGCACGTCCTTCGGTACCCAGAAGGAACAATCCTGGGTGCCAGAGAGTTTGTTGAAGAAAGTAGTACTGCCCTCACCATTGAGCATGGATGCTTCAAAAGCGGTCGATGCTTCGATGTAGGATTGATTCAGCTGTTCTGAATGGCTGTAGCGTGTACCTGCTCCAATGGCAGGAGATAGACCTGTTTGTTCTGTTACCATCTTACGCAGAGCTTCGACAATGGATTCCATCAGGGCTTGCAGACGGGCATCATGTCCGGTTTCGGTGTCAAATCCGACAATGAGGGCCAGCCGGTTGGGCTGAGGAAGCTCGACACCATACATGTGTGCGGAAAGCTCCGGCAGCTCCACTTCGTTCATCAGTTGCATGATAGATCTCCGGTCTGGATTGTCCTCTATAGGAAAAGCGTGAGCTTCCCAGCCCATGCAGACGACAAAATAATGGGAGCGGTTGAAGCGGATGCCAAGAGTTTCTTTGAATTCGGTAGTGAATTCCTCCGTATGGCCATGCTTCAGCAATAGCTGCAGGATATGATTGCGGGCGTAGGGCTCCTGAAGATCAACGCGCTGGCTGTAGTCATGCAGTGTTTTTTTGATCCATTCCAGCTCGTTGCTGGATGTGGGCGTATCGGTGACGGTTTTTAGCCGCACAAACTCCATCAAGTCGGAAATAGGATGGTACTGCTTCCGCGCCAAAATGATGGCAAGAATGGTACCCATCACGACCACAAGGGAAAAAACAAGAACAATAATGGTCTGGATATGAACAATGCGGCTAAAAAACTGGCTGCTCGGCATGGCTGTCACATAAGTCCAGCCAGCGTCTGACTTGACGGATACGACCGAATGCGGCTCATTGTTCAAGGAGAGACTGTGCGTTCCTGGTTCGAGCCTGAACAAGGCGTTGACGTCCGTCGCGGTAATCGTTTCACCCTGGTGATTGGCGGCAAGCACTTGCCCGTTATTGTCAAAAATATAAGTCATACCATGGTAGTCACTAAGAATAGATTCGATTAAATCGGTCAGATTTGATTCGTTAATCAGAAACATGACCGTTCCGTGTGGAGTTGGATTGTTTGGCGTGATCGGTACAAGGTAGGCTAGCATGGATTGCTGTCCCCGAACTCCTTGATCGACTTTTTCTGCTGGACGCATCATTGGAAAACGCACCGTATTCAAATCATGGATCAGGTCTGTTTTGTTCCAGTTATGAAATGTGTAGCGCCCGTTGAAGACATCTAGGTTCTCCAGGCCCTGAGCGGAATAAATTTTCTCGTCACCACGGAAGAACAGAAAAAGCTCATTAATGATGGAACTTGTCGCCTTGTATTTGGCCAGAGCTCCAATTGCTTCCCGGCTGTAGTAAGGGTGGTGAACCCAATACGACGTAAGCTGCTCATCGTAAGAGATGCGTGATGCCATATCCTGCAGTTCCTTCATGCGTTCATCGATAACGGTCTTGGCCTGTGTCATCTGATTGACGTTTGTCTGCTCGATTTCAGAGCGGAGAGTTTGTACGGCGCTCTGATAGATAAAGAGAGTCAGAATAATGAGCGGAATAAGGAAAATAGCGATATAGGAAAACGTATATTTAAGCAATAGCTTGGACTTGAAATGATTCCATTTCATGAAGAAACCTCCTAGGCCGCATCTCTAAAGGGATAGCTGCTAATAAAATTGTAAGGTAAACGTTTTCATAAATCAATGCATATAAAGGGGGCTTTTTCCTGAATCAGGTAAAAAACAAGAAAAACAAAGAAAAATCAAGTGTGAACGGGCGATTTGAGCCTGAATCCCTAAAAGGAGTGCCCGAATCAGTTATGGTATATCTGATTCAATGTGCCTACCCAACATGTTGGGCAATAGGGAAATAGTATACTATCATTGCCAACCCCGTCCCTGTTGGCTACAATGCTTTAAGCAGTATACATATGATGAGCGTTTAACCGCTCTTGTACAGACTTGGGGTGAGCAATCTGAAATCGTACGTAAAACAACAAGCTCCATTATCATTTATTGCTATATTTCTCCTCCCAGTCGATGACATTATAATGCTTGGTAGAAATTAAATCGCATGCTTCTAAGCCATATGTATAAACCGAAGAAACCGCTCCGAAAGGGGCGGTTTCTTGTGCTTTATTTCCGGATATAACGCTGTCGTAGGGAGCGGGCCATCTCGCGGACATCATCCGGGGTAGGAAGATCCAGCTTGGAGGCGGCGGATGCGATATCTGCTGGGTCCATGGCTGCCTGCCATTGACGGATGACCTTCTTGACCGATTCAGTAAACATCGCGGCTGCATGAGGTCCTAATTCCGCCAACTCCTGAAGGCTCGCGGTCGACTCCGGCTGAACCAGCGGATAGTGGGCTGGATCGGCGTCAGCGGCGGCCCCGTCATAGAAGGAACGGACAAGACCCGCCCGTTCTGCACCGGAGCCTTCGGCGATAATGAACGCCTGGATAATGAAGGACTTGTTCTGTCTGCGCTGGGCAATGCCGCAAAATTTGCGTCCACCAATGCTTAAGTCATATGCGCCTGGACAGAACGCTCCGGCAATCTCTCCAGTATCCACCGTATACCCGGTATCCCGTAATGCTTCGCGGATCAAATGCACCATTATTTCGAAATCTTGATGAAAGTCCTGATTGTGGTGACGGTTCTCCCCGAGTGGCAGAATAAGAGACAAATTTACAACGCCTGGATCCAGAGGCACGGCAGCACCACCTGAGTGGCGGATCGCTGTGTCGTAACCAAGATCGCGGAGCTTCTGCTCGGACTCGGCTGCCTTGGGCAGTCGGCTGTCTCTCACGCCCATAACGAATGCACGTGGATGACGCCATAGATGACAGATTGCGGGGCCGCCACGGCCAGTCTGTCGGCACAACAGCTCGTCCAGCGCGAAGGAGTAGAGCACGTCTGGTTCGGTTAGGTCCTGGCTGCGGTCCAGCAGCAGAATGGGACCTGTCTCAATAGGCAGGCATGAAGTTGTAGTCATGACAGAGGGGCCTCCTTCAATATAAAGAACCGTCAAGTTGGTTCAGTGATTTCCACATATACTCCGTACCGGCTCCTACACTTGTGCTACAGGATCGGCATTTTAAATCGAATATGTACAGAATACCATAACGTGAGATTGAAACAGTTTTTTTCCTTTAATTTCCGGTAAAATCAATTGACATCCCGAGGTATTCTTTTTATAATCCTAGTAAGTTTATCGGCTTTATATATAAAGGGGGATTTACCATGGCAAAAAGTGCCCGACGTATTAAAGGGCTGATGATAGGGCTGCTGTTGATCGCTATGCTGGCGGTTACAGCCTGCGGCAGTGACGCCAAGCAGGGAAACAGCAGTGAATCGGCCGGAGGAAACGGTGAAGCCAAGAAAGATTTTGTAGTCGGATACTTGAATGTCATGGACGATGCGCAGGCTATGCTCGCTTATGAGGCGAAGCTGTATGAGAAGCATGGATTGAACGTGAAGATGCAGCAGTTCAAGAGTGGTACGGACCTTATTAAAGCGATGGTCGGCAAGCAGGTGGATGCAGGGGTGCTCGGGTTTACGAATGCTGTTTCATGGGCCTCTAAGGGTGCTGGGTTAAAAGTTGTCGGTGGAGCACAGCTCGGATTTCACAGTGTGCTCGTAAAAGACGACAGCAGTATCGTGAGTGTGGCAGATTTGAAAGGCAAGAAGCTTGCCTCCCAAGGCCAGGGAAGCACGGCGGATATCGTTCTGAACGGTGTCGTACTGAAAGAAGCGGGACTGACCAGCAAAGATGTGCAGATGGTATACGTTGACCCGGGCCAGGCTATTCAGTCGCTCGCTTCCGGCGCGGTGGATGCAGCATTCGTGTTTGAACCGTACGACAGTATCGCTACCCACACGTTAGCCGCGAAGCAAATATATGAGATCGGCAAAGTATGGCCGTTCCCTTGCATGGTCGTCATTACGACCGATGAGAATTTGGAGAATAATCGTGAAGCGGTAAATCAGCTGCTAGATGCTCAGAAAGAAGCAATCGAAATGCTTCAGCAGGATCCGAAGAAATCGGCCGGCCTCATCATGAAGCATTTTGTGGACTCGGATACGATGGAATCCCATCATGGCGGCACTGTCGAATCGGTCGACGTCATCAAGCAGGCGATCGAAACCCAAGTGTTTAACTGGGATATCACGTCGGACCAGATAACCCGCATGCAGGAAATATCCGACATGATGAAAGAGCAGGGTGTTCTGGAAAAAGAAGTGAAGGTGGCAGATATTATCGATTTAAGCTGGCAGGATCAGCAGAAGAAGTAACGAGTAACAGTAGAAGTCGGATATTTGACTTGTCAAAAGATACGCCCTATCCGAAGCGATTCATCTCATGATTAAAGTTACAAGTTTTCTCGGCTAATTCATAAAAAGGAGAGTTTCTGGTGAATCCATCCTACACGAAAATTCCGCGGACTAAACCGAAATCAGGCTCCTTCTGGCGAAAAGTGCTTCCCTATCTGCTTGCAGTAGGGAGCCTTCTTGCTATTTGGCAGATTACGGCGTTGTTTCTGCCGTCCTATCTGCTGCCTGATGTGCCTGATGTGTTTGTTCGATTGTTCAGCAGCATTCAAGATCCTGAATTCCGAGGCCACATCGGGGACAGCCTAATTCGGCTGTTGTGGGGATATCCGCTTGCGTGCGTGTTCGGTGCGTTGCTTGGCCTAATTGGCGGCATATCCAAAGGTTTCGCGGTATATCTACGGAGCCTGATATCTATTCTTCAGGCAATACCTCCGATTACATGGGTGCCATTTTTCGTTATATTACTAGGCTTTGGCAATAAAACCATCATTACCGTCATCATCATCGCCAGCTTCTTCCCCATGGCGCTCTCCGTATTGAATGCAACGGAGGGCGTAAACCGGACGCATCTGGAGCTTGCACGGGTTATGGGCGCAAGCCGCCGTCAACTGCTGGCAAAGGTGTTCGCGCCTGAATCGCTCCCGGCTTTTGTTACCGGGGCGCAGGTCGCTTTCGGGAATGCCTGGCGTTCATTGATCGCAGCAGAAATGGTCGGTGGTGCTATGGCGGGCCTAGGTTTCTACTCCCGCTGGCGCGGTGAGGTTGCCGACATGGAAGGTGTGCTGATGAGCATCATTGTCATCGGAACGATTGCGGCGTTGCTCGATCTGGTGCTGCTTGAAGGATTAAAAAGAAAGCTGCTGCGTTACCGTTACGTCCAACCGGGAGGAGATGAATAGCATGCAGACCATCCATGTAGATAACGTATCCAAATCCTTCGGGTCATTGAACGTGTTGGAGCAGGTGGATATCACCATCCGCCAAGGCGAATTTGCTGCCATTGTTGGCCCTTCAGGCTGCGGAAAAAGCACGGTGCTCCGCATGATCGCGGGTCTGGAACACCCGTCGGACGGAAAGGTTACAGCGAGTGAGCAGAGTATTGTTGAGCCGGACCCCAGCCGGATGCTGATCTTTCAGGAGCATGCCTTGTACCCTTGGCGAACAGTGGAATTTAACGTAGGTTTCGGTCTGGAGCTTGCAGGTATTTCCAAAAAGGAACGCAAATCCCGTGTTGACGCCATACTGGAGAAGGTGGGGCTTGGCGGATTTCAGAAATACTATCCGCACCAGTTGTCCGGCGGTATGCGACAGCGGGCATCTATCGCCCGAGCCTTGGTCACGAACCCGGAGGTACTGCTACTTGACGAGCCGTTTGGCGCATTGGACGCGATTACCAAGATCTCGATGCAGAATGAGCTGCTTACTTTATGGGAAGGCACAGGCAAGACGGTGCTTCTGATCACACATGATATCGATGAAGCTATTTATTTGGCGGATACGATCTATGTGATGAGCCCTCGTCCGGGCCGGATCGTGGAGTCGATATCTACGGACATGCCGCGGCCGCGCAACCGTAACGGTGCGGAATTTGTAGCCCTGCGGGAACGGATTATGAAGCATCTGGATTTGAGCAATCATTGACTCTTGGAATATCCTATTAATCATTCTGCTATTACAAAGGAGAATACCACCATGGGAATATACGATAATATTGTAGATTTGATCGGCGGAACACCGATGGTCCGGCTGCAGCGTATCGTGCCGGATGGGGCAGCCGATGTGTATGTGAAGCTGGAAATGTTCAATCCGTCCGGCAGTGTGAAGGACCGGGCAGCCTTTAATTTGATCGATACGGCCGAGAAACAGGGAGTGCTTACACCGGGAGGCACAATCATTGAACCGACAAGTGGCAACACCGGCATCGGTCTGGCTATGATTGCAGCAGCCAAAGGCTACCGGGCCATTCTGATCATGCCGGACAACATGTCGAAGGAACGGATTAATATTCTGAAGGCTTACGGTGCGGAAGTGGTACTGACGCCGAGCAGTGAACGAATGCCCGGATCCATCGCCAAAGCCTTGGAACTGAAGGAGCAAATCCCGGGCAGTTTTATCCCACAGCAGTTCGAGAATCGGGCGAATCCGGACATACACCGTGTGACAACAGCGCCGGAAATATTGCAGCAGATGGAAGGCCAGCTGGATGCGTTTGTTGCTACAGCGGGAACGGGCGGGACGATTACAGGCACCGGCGAGGAGCTGCGGAAGCATCTGCCGGAGCTGCATATCGCGGTAGTAGAGCCGAAAGGATCACCTGTATTGTCTGGTGGACAGCCAGGACCCCATAAGCTGGTTGGCACAAGCCCCGGATTTGTGCCGGATATTTTGAATACAGACGTCTACGACGAAATCATTCAGATTGCGGATGATGATGCGCTGCAGACGGTTCGTGATTTGGCCCGGAGGGAGGGTATTCTGGTCGGCCCATCGTCCGGTGCATCGGTCTTCGCTGCGATTAACGTAGCCAAGTCGCTGGGCGCTGGGAAACGGGTTGTGTGTATTGCGCCAGATACCGGAGAGAGATATTTGAGCATGGATATTTTTTAATAAGTGTTTAAGCTGTTCCATTCTTGTTATGGACACAACAAATTTGAAGTTTTCTGAAAATAAAAGTTGTGTCAAATTTGTGAATATGGTTATATATACTATATATGCATTTATATTCCAAGTTATTCTTTGAACAAGAATGGAGATGATGTGTTTGGGGAGGCAGGATTTAAGAGAAGGTCAGTATGTGGTGGTACCTGAAAATCCAGTGTCGATGTTTCTGTTCGGTAGTATCCGCTCGGCGTGGATCTGGTTGATTTTGCGATTGTATTTGGGGTATACATGGCTTTCAGCAGGCAGTAAAAAAATGACCGCTGACGCTTGGACAGGAAGCGAAGCGGGAGCCGCAATCCAAGGCTTTGTTAAAGGAGCGCTTGCGAAAGCGGAAGGCGGTAAGGATGTCCCCAGCTGGTATGCATCATTCCTGGAAAATGTTGTGCTACCTAACGCCAAGCTCTTTTCGTATATGGTGGCGTTTGGAGAAGTATTGATTGGCGTGGGACTTATCGTGGGTCTCCTGACAGGCATTGCCGCCTTCTTTGGCGGAACGATGAATGCAAGTTTCCTTTTTGCGGGCTCCGTGAGCATAAATCCGCTGTTGTTCATCCTGGCGACTTGGCTTGTGCTGGCATGGAAAGTGGCAGGTTGGTACGGTCTGGACCGGTGGGCTCTGCCGTTATTGGGCACCCCGTGGACCCGCCGGCGCAGCACGACGAAAGAGGATGAAGTTACTTCATAACGGAATAGCTTACGTCGAAGCACCCTTTAGGACAGGTTCAAGCCGCATATGCGCTTCTGTCCAAGGGTGATTTTTGTCGTTAAGAGGTTGTTCAAAAAGTCCGCTTTTGATCACGAAGTGAATCAGGAAGTGGGCTCGGCATCGAATCTTGAATTCAGCTAAAATGTTTCCTCCGGAAACATCTCAAGTGCTCACGTACCCAAAACAGCTGATGCTTCCGAAGACGTTTTCTACGAAAACGTGCAGCTCCGCTCCTCAGTCCCTAGCTTCATCCAACTGAGGCGTTTGAAAAAACGCACATCGGAAGCATAAGCTTCGGTGCTGAAAACCGACCTTTTTTAACACGCACTTTAAGTGAAATCAGAGCCGATTTGCAACATTTTTCACAAAACAACCTGTTGTCAAGAACAATTCCCACAGCTAAATGATAAAAATTAATCTATCCTATTTTTAGATAATTTATTAAGAAGGATGGATGGAGATGGGAATCAAACCGTTTTTAAAACTGGTGGAGATTCAGACGAAGGTGGCGAGCATGATCCCATTTTTGATCGGGACGATGTATGCGCTGTTCCGCTTTCAGCAGTTTGACGCATACCACTTCGTGCTCATGCTGGCATCGCTGCTCTCATTTGACATGGCGACCACGGCAATTAACAACTACTACGATTATAAAAAAGCGATCAAAACTCATGGCTTCGGCTATGAATTTCATAACGCTATTGTGCACTATAAGCTGAAGGAGCGGGCAGTAGTGGCTGTAATCGTGATCCTGCTGCTGACTGCATTCAGCACAGGTATTGCCCTGTTTCTAGATACCGGACTTCTGATTCTGCTCCTGGGCGGGATGTCCTTTGCAGTTGGCATTCTGTATTCCTTCGGGCCGATTCCGATATCCCGGATGCCACTCGGTGAGCTGTTCTCCGGTTTGTTTATGGGTTTTGTCATTATTTTTATCTCGACATGGATTCATGTGGATGAAAGTCAACTTGCAAGTCTTGTATTAGATGGAGGGATGGTTCTCCTACAGGTCAATCTGCTTGAAGTCATTCTGGTGTTCCTGATTTCTGTTCCGGCCATTCTCGGTATTGCTAACATCATGCTGGCGAACAATATTTGTGATGTTGAAGACGACATCGAGAACAAACGATATACCCTTCCGGTTTATATCGGCCGCCCGAACTCCATAATCCTGTTCCGTATCATGTATTATTTCGCTTATGTGGACCTGATTGTGCTGCTGTTCTTGAAGGTAAACCCGATCATTCTGCTGCTCGTCCTGTTGACGATTATTCCGGTACACAAAAACATAAGAAAATTCACTGCGAATCCGTCCAAGGAAATGACCTTTGCGAATTCCGTCCAGAACTTTGTCATGATGAACATGGCCCGGATTATCGCACTTGGCACAGCGGTTCTGCTGACCAGTCTGTAGTATATTGAATAAAAAGCATACACAAAAGCCTCCGTCTCAAAGGGATGAAACGGAGGCTTTTGTGCGTAACCCCATCAGCGCGATAAAGCAACAAGGGGGCAGAGATGGCTTTTTCAGTTTATTACAATCCATCCCCTTGCACCGTCAGGTCTCAGGCTGATGACAAAGTCAAAAAGAAGATGATGGATACCGCCTTACCTGATGCGCTTATCAGCTTCCGTTAGACTTTGCCTACAATCTGAAACCCGAGTACAGGGTATGGGCCGAAACATTAACATGTAACAATTAAGGTTTACTGCTTATACCGAGTAACCCAACGAATCAATAAATAGATTTAAAAGTTCTTTAAACAATACCTTGAGCG
Above is a window of Paenibacillus uliginis N3/975 DNA encoding:
- a CDS encoding ABC transporter ATP-binding protein; the protein is MQTIHVDNVSKSFGSLNVLEQVDITIRQGEFAAIVGPSGCGKSTVLRMIAGLEHPSDGKVTASEQSIVEPDPSRMLIFQEHALYPWRTVEFNVGFGLELAGISKKERKSRVDAILEKVGLGGFQKYYPHQLSGGMRQRASIARALVTNPEVLLLDEPFGALDAITKISMQNELLTLWEGTGKTVLLITHDIDEAIYLADTIYVMSPRPGRIVESISTDMPRPRNRNGAEFVALRERIMKHLDLSNH
- a CDS encoding DoxX family protein; translated protein: MFLFGSIRSAWIWLILRLYLGYTWLSAGSKKMTADAWTGSEAGAAIQGFVKGALAKAEGGKDVPSWYASFLENVVLPNAKLFSYMVAFGEVLIGVGLIVGLLTGIAAFFGGTMNASFLFAGSVSINPLLFILATWLVLAWKVAGWYGLDRWALPLLGTPWTRRRSTTKEDEVTS
- a CDS encoding ABC transporter permease; protein product: MNPSYTKIPRTKPKSGSFWRKVLPYLLAVGSLLAIWQITALFLPSYLLPDVPDVFVRLFSSIQDPEFRGHIGDSLIRLLWGYPLACVFGALLGLIGGISKGFAVYLRSLISILQAIPPITWVPFFVILLGFGNKTIITVIIIASFFPMALSVLNATEGVNRTHLELARVMGASRRQLLAKVFAPESLPAFVTGAQVAFGNAWRSLIAAEMVGGAMAGLGFYSRWRGEVADMEGVLMSIIVIGTIAALLDLVLLEGLKRKLLRYRYVQPGGDE
- the cysK gene encoding cysteine synthase A, translated to MGIYDNIVDLIGGTPMVRLQRIVPDGAADVYVKLEMFNPSGSVKDRAAFNLIDTAEKQGVLTPGGTIIEPTSGNTGIGLAMIAAAKGYRAILIMPDNMSKERINILKAYGAEVVLTPSSERMPGSIAKALELKEQIPGSFIPQQFENRANPDIHRVTTAPEILQQMEGQLDAFVATAGTGGTITGTGEELRKHLPELHIAVVEPKGSPVLSGGQPGPHKLVGTSPGFVPDILNTDVYDEIIQIADDDALQTVRDLARREGILVGPSSGASVFAAINVAKSLGAGKRVVCIAPDTGERYLSMDIF
- the menA gene encoding 1,4-dihydroxy-2-naphthoate polyprenyltransferase, with product MGIKPFLKLVEIQTKVASMIPFLIGTMYALFRFQQFDAYHFVLMLASLLSFDMATTAINNYYDYKKAIKTHGFGYEFHNAIVHYKLKERAVVAVIVILLLTAFSTGIALFLDTGLLILLLGGMSFAVGILYSFGPIPISRMPLGELFSGLFMGFVIIFISTWIHVDESQLASLVLDGGMVLLQVNLLEVILVFLISVPAILGIANIMLANNICDVEDDIENKRYTLPVYIGRPNSIILFRIMYYFAYVDLIVLLFLKVNPIILLLVLLTIIPVHKNIRKFTANPSKEMTFANSVQNFVMMNMARIIALGTAVLLTSL